TGGGTGAGAGTTGTAACATATTTAACCGacaagtttaaatattttttacatatgtatgtatgtatatacactttatttctgtgaagacTGGCAACATGGCTTTAAACAAGTAACCTCTTATTTTCTAGCGTACAGGATGCATACACACATCCCTCCGTACGTGCAGTTACCTTAAATGAGTCAGAGCATAGTCACTTCTACTTCTTGTCTCGTTTTAAGGGACGGATGTATGCAAGGGCGTTAATAGGCAATTTTCTACTGGTATGTTTAACTTtatcattttcctttctcaggaTGTGATCTTCATGGTGAGCTGGTGGGAGAACTGAGTTGTAAATCACCCCAATGGATGCGGACAGTGATGTTGCATTGGACATTTTAATCACAAACGTAGTGTGTGTTTTTAGAACAAGATGTCATTTAAACTTGAGAAAGATTGCATTAGAGGGAGCAAATGTGATATACAAGCGTGATGTTGGGGTAAGAAATTCAACATACCTCAATTATCTGTTTTTTATGAATGTTCCTTAAGCTAAACATATTTTGGCTGATATCTGTGTATGGTGGATGGAGGAAAAcatagttttatttctgtatttctgttcttgATAGGCATTTAGTTTGTCATACGCTAAATGTACAGTGTGGGCAGGGGGTAGATATTGACTGCAGCTAGAGAGGTGAATATTGGGTATAAGGTATGTGATGAGACCTCTTACACCTCACGGTAATAACATAGATGGTTTTGTCAAGAAAATATATCCTGATAAGGAGTCAGCAATATAGGAGTCActataataagaaaaaaattagcacAATGCTCCTggctttcagctttttatttggAGGAAAATACCTTCCTTTAATCTGTTTTGTGAACACTGAATCAGTGGCTGAGATATTCCATacttcttttgctcttctcaggagctgatttttttttagttactgAAAGAGATGAAGGAATGGTTCAAGGCTataaaaaatgaagtattaTTGGTGTAACAGTTGATTTGTCTAAGAGTTGATATCCCCCTCCCGTTTGAAATTGAACTCCCACTAATTCCCAAttctttcacttctgtttttctttttagaaagtaCTAATGAAGCTTAGGAAACCTAGGATTACGGCAACAATTTGGTCCTCAGGAAAAGTTATTTGCACAGGAGCCACAAGGTGAGTTCATGAAGATTCTTTCTGTAGTTGTAAAttcttgtgtattttaaaatataatgttgTAAATGAAGAAGATGGCAAGAGACAGTACTTGCCACTGTTAAGATCACTCACACTGCATCACACGTAGATCCTTGCCAAACTTATGTATTTGGGAGGAACTTTTCTATGTGAAGTGTCTGCCTCAGACTGAGTTGAAATCTTAAGCAACACCAGTTCAGCCTTctgggacagcagcagggaaaactACTTGATGAAGAAAATCATAAAGATTTCATTTCAGAACTCTTTAAGAAGTCTATGTTTTTAGCCAGAACTTGAAACTTGGGAAGGGATGACCTTTTCTGAGGGATATCTCTTACTGTTTCACGAAAACCCACGTGAATTTAATCAAGTTATACAGTGTTGAGGGactggaaagaagcagaagcaaactCTCAGTTCAGATGCATGTGAGACTTGCTAAACTCTTAACAGCTGAATTCCTTTAAGATATGTCTGCATTGTGGAGTAAGGTTAAGGTACAATAATACATTTGCATACTTTCTGTATATGGTCTCTGTTCAAAATGGAAGATGATTGTTCAGGATGTTAACTCCAGATTACCCGTGATCATATTTGTCTCTTAAGAGTATTTAGTATCATGTATGATCAAAATACATCTTCAACTTCAGCTGGACCGAGTGCCAAGATATTATTCAAACAACGCATAAACAACTCCATTTGAATATCTAGATAGTTAAAATGTGATACGTACAGTAGGATAAAATGAAGGCTGTCCTTTTGATCATGGTTCATTCATTACATAATTTCCCGTTCATTTTGTAGCTGAGTAGCTATTGTGGTATGTGTGCTCACAAATAAATACTCCATGTCTGCTAATGCtagattcttttctttcttctttatagTGAAGAAGAAGCTAAATTTGGTGCCAGACGATTAGCTCGTAGTCTACAGAAACTAGGTTTTCAGGTAATTCTAATGAAAGAGGACTTGTATGACTCAGTGCTGGTAGTCCATTTTGTAGAAATAAAGGAAACTAAGGGAGGATAACAGTTCTGCAGTAAGCATGTTTTCACTCAGATG
This Phalacrocorax aristotelis chromosome 3, bGulAri2.1, whole genome shotgun sequence DNA region includes the following protein-coding sequences:
- the TBPL1 gene encoding TATA box-binding protein-like 1, whose translation is MDADSDVALDILITNVVCVFRTRCHLNLRKIALEGANVIYKRDVGKVLMKLRKPRITATIWSSGKVICTGATSEEEAKFGARRLARSLQKLGFQVIFTDFKVVNVLAVCNMPFEIRLPEFTKNNRPHASYEPELHPAVCYRIKTLRATLQIFSTGSITVTGPNVKAVASAVEQIYPFVFESRK